One window from the genome of Candidatus Manganitrophaceae bacterium encodes:
- a CDS encoding carbon starvation protein A: protein MSIVSKLGWAGVATLTAVAFAFVTGVFNPGEKVNALWLVVAAACFYALAIRFYGRFLSTRVVQLDDRRITPAHRLRDDHNFQPTNRWVLFGHHFAAIAGAGPLLGPVLAAQFGFLPGFLWIVIGAVVAGSVQDFVILVASMRRNGRSLPQIAQDEIGPVTGLATMVAVLFIVVVALAGLGLAVVNALYHNPWGTFTLAMTIPIALYMGFHLQKFRPGRVGEVSVIGVALLFLAVIGGQSVAGTPLGAAFDFDRNTLVWLLAGYGFLASVLPIWMLLVPRDYLSTFMKVGVVCLLGAGVILMAPTIEMPRLTGFIYGGGPVIPGKLFPFVFITIACGAISGFHSLVSSGTTPKMISCESHATIGYGAMLMESFVGVMALVAASILIPGDYLAINTKLTPEALAAIGYPVSQIQALSQLVGVDVAGRPGGAVSLAVGMASIFSSLPGMRALMAYWYQFALLFEALFILTTIDAGTRIARYLVQEMGAKFYAPLREINWLPGVFATSFLVVFSWGYLISTGSIATIWPMFGAANQLLGTLALCVGTTILIKMGKGRYIWVTALPMLFVGAVTLSGSWQLFWRFLDQAGKATTSAETFSLYLNTGLVATIVLLAIVILTDSAIKWYGYLILNRPYTTSEVASDLAPAPIVQPISNIRQ, encoded by the coding sequence ATGTCGATCGTTTCTAAATTAGGGTGGGCAGGGGTCGCCACGCTCACGGCGGTCGCTTTTGCATTTGTGACAGGCGTTTTCAATCCGGGGGAGAAGGTCAACGCCCTCTGGCTGGTGGTCGCCGCCGCCTGTTTCTATGCGCTGGCCATCCGATTTTACGGCCGATTCCTCTCCACACGGGTCGTTCAGCTGGACGACCGGCGGATCACCCCCGCCCATCGGCTTCGCGACGATCACAATTTTCAGCCGACGAACCGATGGGTTCTCTTCGGCCATCATTTTGCCGCAATCGCCGGCGCGGGGCCGCTCCTGGGACCGGTCTTGGCGGCGCAGTTCGGTTTTCTCCCCGGATTCCTCTGGATCGTCATCGGCGCGGTGGTTGCCGGCTCGGTCCAAGATTTCGTCATCCTCGTCGCCTCGATGCGCCGGAACGGCCGGTCGCTTCCCCAGATCGCCCAGGACGAGATCGGTCCGGTGACCGGTCTCGCCACGATGGTGGCGGTCCTCTTTATCGTCGTGGTCGCCTTGGCCGGGCTGGGGCTCGCCGTCGTCAACGCCCTTTATCATAACCCCTGGGGAACGTTCACCCTGGCGATGACAATTCCGATCGCCCTCTATATGGGCTTTCACCTTCAGAAGTTCCGGCCGGGCCGGGTCGGCGAGGTGTCGGTCATCGGGGTGGCGCTGCTCTTCCTCGCCGTGATTGGGGGACAATCGGTCGCCGGAACCCCGCTCGGCGCCGCTTTCGATTTTGACCGAAATACGCTCGTCTGGCTGCTCGCCGGGTATGGTTTTCTCGCCTCGGTCCTGCCGATTTGGATGCTCTTGGTTCCGCGCGATTACCTCTCGACTTTCATGAAAGTGGGGGTCGTCTGCCTCCTGGGGGCCGGGGTGATCCTGATGGCCCCGACGATCGAGATGCCGAGACTCACCGGCTTTATCTATGGCGGGGGGCCGGTCATTCCGGGAAAGCTCTTCCCCTTCGTCTTTATCACGATTGCGTGCGGGGCGATCTCCGGCTTCCACTCGCTTGTCTCTTCCGGAACGACGCCGAAGATGATCTCCTGCGAGTCCCACGCGACGATCGGCTATGGCGCGATGCTGATGGAGAGCTTCGTCGGGGTGATGGCGCTGGTGGCCGCTTCGATTTTGATTCCGGGAGATTATCTGGCGATCAACACGAAATTGACTCCCGAGGCGCTCGCGGCGATCGGCTATCCGGTCAGCCAGATCCAGGCGCTCTCGCAATTGGTGGGGGTTGATGTGGCGGGGCGCCCCGGCGGCGCGGTCTCGCTGGCGGTCGGGATGGCTTCGATTTTCTCGTCGCTTCCGGGAATGCGCGCCCTAATGGCCTATTGGTATCAGTTCGCCCTCCTCTTTGAGGCGCTCTTTATCCTGACCACCATCGACGCCGGCACCCGGATCGCCCGTTATCTGGTTCAAGAGATGGGGGCAAAATTTTATGCGCCCCTCCGGGAGATCAACTGGCTGCCGGGGGTCTTTGCCACCAGCTTTCTGGTGGTTTTCTCGTGGGGGTATCTGATCTCCACCGGAAGCATCGCCACAATCTGGCCGATGTTCGGAGCGGCCAACCAGCTCCTGGGTACGCTGGCGCTCTGCGTCGGAACGACGATTCTGATTAAGATGGGAAAGGGGAGATATATCTGGGTAACGGCGCTGCCGATGCTCTTCGTCGGGGCGGTCACTTTAAGCGGAAGCTGGCAGCTCTTCTGGAGATTTCTGGATCAAGCCGGCAAGGCGACAACCTCGGCCGAAACCTTCTCCCTATATCTGAATACGGGGCTGGTGGCAACCATCGTCCTGTTGGCGATCGTGATTCTCACCGATTCGGCGATCAAATGGTATGGTTATCTCATCCTGAATCGCCCCTATACCACGAGCGAAGTCGCCTCCGACCTGGCTCCAGCACCGATCGTTCAACCGATTTCAAATATTAGACAATAA
- a CDS encoding ABC transporter substrate-binding protein → MTAFSDRKQNKITRRRFLGAAGLSTLGVLLSGLPPLTGGLFAGTGETPEISRLKVGFIPLTDCASVVMAYELGFYKKYGLEVTVSKEASWAAVRDKLAIGDLHASHILYGMPYASTLGITGAEGQKKEMVIPMALNQNGQAITLSADLKKKGVKTLADLKKQIDADKGKRVYTFAMTFPPGTHAMWTRYWLASGGIDPDNDIKLITIPPPQMVANMRIENMDGFCVGEPWGARAISDGIGWTVVTTQQLWKNHPEKVLGMTKEFAEKNPKTVKALLMAIIEASQYLDQMENRAKVAEVISRKEYVNAPLETFLGRMQGKIDYGDGKVTDDPDYMKFYRDGEVTYPWKSHGLWFLTQHRRWGFIDKPIDYKKVVDQVNRTDLYRDAAKALGIPVPKEEYKKETLFDGIPFDPADPEGYARQFKIRRI, encoded by the coding sequence ATGACAGCATTTTCGGATCGGAAACAGAACAAGATCACCCGGCGGCGCTTTCTCGGTGCCGCCGGCCTTTCGACACTGGGGGTCCTCCTCTCGGGGCTCCCTCCCCTCACCGGCGGCCTCTTCGCCGGCACTGGAGAGACGCCGGAGATCTCCCGATTGAAGGTCGGATTTATCCCCTTAACCGATTGTGCTTCGGTGGTGATGGCGTATGAGCTCGGATTTTACAAAAAATATGGCCTGGAGGTCACGGTCTCAAAAGAAGCCTCCTGGGCGGCGGTTCGGGACAAGCTGGCGATCGGCGACCTTCATGCCTCGCACATCCTCTATGGGATGCCCTATGCCTCGACCCTCGGGATCACCGGCGCCGAAGGACAGAAGAAAGAGATGGTCATCCCGATGGCGCTTAACCAGAACGGCCAGGCGATTACACTGAGCGCGGATCTCAAGAAAAAAGGGGTGAAGACGCTGGCCGACCTGAAAAAACAGATCGACGCCGACAAAGGAAAGCGGGTCTATACCTTCGCGATGACCTTTCCTCCCGGGACCCATGCGATGTGGACCCGCTACTGGCTGGCCTCGGGGGGGATCGATCCGGACAACGACATCAAGCTGATCACGATTCCCCCGCCGCAGATGGTCGCCAACATGCGGATCGAGAACATGGACGGCTTCTGCGTCGGCGAGCCGTGGGGGGCGCGGGCGATTTCCGACGGGATCGGCTGGACCGTCGTGACGACCCAGCAGCTCTGGAAAAATCATCCCGAGAAGGTCTTGGGAATGACGAAGGAGTTCGCCGAGAAAAACCCGAAGACGGTCAAGGCGCTCCTGATGGCGATCATCGAAGCGTCGCAATATCTCGACCAGATGGAGAATCGGGCGAAGGTCGCCGAGGTGATCTCTAGAAAGGAGTATGTCAACGCTCCCTTGGAAACTTTTTTGGGGCGGATGCAGGGGAAGATCGATTACGGCGACGGCAAGGTGACCGATGACCCCGACTATATGAAGTTCTATCGCGACGGCGAGGTGACGTATCCCTGGAAATCGCACGGCCTCTGGTTCCTGACGCAGCACCGAAGATGGGGGTTCATCGACAAGCCGATCGATTACAAGAAAGTCGTCGATCAGGTCAACCGAACCGACCTCTACCGGGACGCGGCGAAAGCCCTCGGCATTCCGGTGCCGAAGGAAGAATACAAGAAGGAGACGCTCTTCGACGGGATTCCGTTCGATCCGGCCGATCCGGAAGGGTATGCCCGTCAATTTAAGATTCGGAGGATCTAA
- a CDS encoding non-heme iron oxygenase ferredoxin subunit translates to MTFTPVANANQIPPGSAILIEINNLEIALFRLGDEFYATSNLCLHQAGPLSEGKIEGEQVVCPWHYWRFNIKDGTSPLSPKLKLKTYPVQREGDQIFIGLP, encoded by the coding sequence ATGACATTTACACCGGTCGCAAACGCGAACCAGATCCCGCCGGGATCGGCTATACTAATAGAGATCAACAACCTGGAGATTGCCCTCTTTCGGCTCGGGGATGAGTTTTATGCGACATCGAATCTCTGCCTCCATCAGGCGGGGCCGCTCTCGGAGGGAAAAATCGAAGGGGAACAGGTGGTCTGTCCCTGGCACTATTGGCGCTTCAACATTAAAGATGGGACGTCTCCGTTGAGCCCCAAGCTGAAGCTGAAGACCTACCCGGTCCAGCGCGAGGGAGATCAGATCTTCATCGGCCTTCCCTAA
- the ntrB gene encoding nitrate ABC transporter permease — translation MEKVEMEVGFRTVEVEKEVEGSERRSKKSPAGMASERRYRFLRLDRLLPPLLVFLIALAVWQATSQTVAPMLPGPAQTAIKSWDLIRNPFFDRGPNDKGLGWQLLYSLRRVAVGFSLAAAVGIPVGFLIGAVPVFHRALNPLIQILRPISPLAWLPIGLATFKAANPAAYFVIFITAIWPIILNTAFGVQKIPADYLSVARVLKLSPWRRFTKILLPATLPYTFTGLRISVGIAWLVIVAAEMLTGGIGIGFFVWDEWNNLSLEHIILAIFVIGLVGLILDGMMARLGRRFDYEMR, via the coding sequence ATGGAGAAGGTAGAGATGGAGGTGGGATTCCGAACCGTAGAAGTAGAAAAAGAGGTTGAGGGATCGGAGAGAAGATCAAAGAAAAGTCCGGCGGGGATGGCCTCCGAACGCCGGTATCGCTTTCTTCGCCTCGATCGGCTGCTTCCTCCGCTCCTGGTTTTTCTTATCGCGCTCGCCGTCTGGCAGGCGACCAGTCAGACCGTCGCGCCGATGCTCCCCGGGCCGGCCCAGACCGCAATCAAGAGTTGGGATCTGATCCGCAACCCTTTTTTCGATCGCGGTCCCAACGATAAAGGGCTGGGCTGGCAATTGTTGTACAGCTTGAGGAGGGTGGCGGTCGGATTCAGCCTGGCTGCGGCGGTCGGCATCCCGGTCGGGTTTCTGATCGGGGCGGTGCCGGTGTTTCATCGGGCGTTGAATCCATTGATTCAGATTTTGCGGCCGATCTCGCCGCTCGCTTGGCTTCCGATCGGTCTTGCTACATTCAAAGCGGCCAACCCGGCCGCCTATTTCGTCATCTTTATCACCGCGATCTGGCCAATTATTTTGAACACCGCCTTCGGGGTTCAGAAGATCCCGGCCGATTACCTCTCCGTTGCGCGGGTCTTAAAGCTCTCTCCCTGGCGGCGGTTTACCAAGATCCTCCTGCCGGCGACCCTTCCCTACACCTTCACCGGGTTGCGGATTTCGGTGGGGATCGCCTGGCTCGTCATCGTGGCGGCGGAGATGCTGACCGGCGGAATCGGGATCGGCTTCTTCGTCTGGGATGAATGGAACAACCTCAGCCTGGAACATATTATCCTGGCGATCTTTGTCATCGGTCTGGTCGGCCTGATTTTGGATGGGATGATGGCTCGTTTGGGAAGGAGGTTTGATTATGAAATGCGATGA
- a CDS encoding alginate export family protein yields the protein MKDLRSTWRHAAFFLFVCLFSNLVYAEEPVVELPSVTTAAKQINIGGQGRIRYQSFPAPPKNETDFFTNYRFRLNVDVTVIDGVSFFLQPQKVGVWGNGETGAGTDVALTSVQVNPATGSGTGTGDLTLHQGYLDFKQVGGAPLNIRLGRFEYIIGGHRLIGNFDWSQRARSFDGAQIGYAIPAAGTLSLFAFKLTGEVESGPLPTGDRDSDTHLFGAYFSTALVPRSQTELTFINDRRLPGLPDSKRFTAGVKIEQIPPLPPLAFISSLTGPIWRGEYYKQWGNRTGTQEIDAFMYALRLGYRFDLPTRPMVLVGWEVLSGDDSLTAGHYGAFDTLYATNHLYYGYMDYFLNIPADMQGKGLRDGFVRLHVTPWERGGLALDVHQFTLEKRIGGEKDLGTEIDLTFLAQVNKVTSVLIGYSKFFSEKGMELLGRIAPDKDPVWGYAMVNVIF from the coding sequence ATGAAAGATTTGAGATCCACTTGGAGGCATGCTGCGTTCTTTCTATTTGTCTGCTTATTTTCGAATCTGGTTTATGCTGAAGAGCCTGTTGTCGAACTCCCTTCGGTGACGACCGCCGCCAAGCAAATTAATATCGGAGGACAGGGACGGATTCGGTATCAGTCATTCCCGGCGCCGCCGAAGAATGAAACCGACTTCTTCACCAACTACCGCTTTCGACTGAATGTCGACGTGACCGTGATCGATGGGGTCTCTTTTTTTCTACAGCCGCAGAAGGTGGGGGTGTGGGGAAATGGAGAGACGGGGGCTGGAACCGACGTGGCGTTGACATCGGTTCAGGTGAACCCGGCCACCGGCAGCGGAACGGGGACAGGAGACCTCACGCTGCATCAAGGCTACCTTGACTTCAAGCAGGTCGGCGGGGCGCCGCTGAACATTCGGCTCGGCCGATTCGAATATATCATCGGCGGGCATCGCTTGATCGGGAATTTCGATTGGAGCCAGCGGGCCCGCTCCTTCGATGGGGCACAGATCGGCTATGCGATTCCGGCAGCCGGAACCCTCTCTCTCTTTGCATTTAAATTGACCGGAGAGGTAGAGAGCGGTCCCCTGCCGACCGGGGATAGGGACTCGGACACCCATCTTTTTGGCGCTTATTTCTCCACCGCGCTTGTCCCGAGGAGCCAGACCGAATTGACCTTCATCAACGATCGGCGGCTTCCCGGCCTTCCCGATTCCAAGCGGTTTACAGCCGGCGTCAAGATCGAGCAAATCCCGCCGCTGCCGCCGCTGGCATTCATCTCCTCCCTCACCGGTCCGATCTGGCGGGGGGAATATTATAAACAGTGGGGGAACCGGACCGGCACACAAGAGATCGATGCCTTTATGTATGCGCTCCGGCTCGGATACCGGTTTGATCTTCCAACCCGGCCGATGGTCCTGGTCGGATGGGAAGTTCTCTCCGGCGACGACAGCCTCACGGCCGGCCACTACGGCGCCTTCGATACTCTTTATGCGACAAACCATCTCTACTATGGCTACATGGATTATTTCCTCAACATCCCCGCCGACATGCAGGGGAAAGGGCTTCGAGACGGGTTCGTCCGGCTCCATGTCACCCCCTGGGAGCGGGGAGGACTTGCCCTCGATGTCCATCAGTTCACCCTAGAAAAGAGGATCGGCGGAGAGAAAGATCTCGGGACTGAGATCGATCTGACCTTCCTCGCTCAGGTGAATAAGGTGACGTCGGTTCTGATCGGCTACTCCAAATTCTTTTCTGAAAAAGGAATGGAGCTGCTCGGCCGGATTGCGCCGGATAAAGATCCGGTGTGGGGCTATGCCATGGTCAATGTGATTTTTTAG
- the cynS gene encoding cyanase, protein MDKLEAAEAIILAKTDKKITWEQIAGEVGMSPVWTTSACLGQNSMPKEVADRLCKVLHLGPEVSAALQEPPYKGTEKVIPTDPLIYRFYEIVQVYGDTLKALIHEKFGDGIMSAIDFTMHVEKVEDPKGDRVKVMMNGKFLPYKKW, encoded by the coding sequence ATGGACAAGCTCGAAGCCGCCGAGGCGATTATCCTGGCAAAAACCGACAAGAAAATAACTTGGGAGCAGATTGCAGGGGAGGTCGGCATGTCTCCTGTCTGGACGACATCGGCCTGTTTGGGCCAAAACAGCATGCCGAAGGAAGTGGCCGATCGACTCTGCAAAGTCCTTCATCTCGGGCCCGAAGTCTCCGCCGCCCTGCAGGAGCCTCCCTACAAGGGAACAGAGAAGGTCATTCCGACCGATCCGCTGATCTACCGCTTTTATGAGATCGTCCAGGTCTACGGCGACACCCTCAAGGCGCTGATTCATGAAAAATTCGGCGATGGGATCATGAGCGCCATCGACTTTACGATGCATGTTGAAAAGGTGGAGGACCCGAAGGGAGACCGTGTGAAGGTGATGATGAACGGAAAGTTTCTCCCCTACAAAAAGTGGTAA
- a CDS encoding ABC transporter ATP-binding protein — translation MKCDEAVGQDLIKRIETNYLEISRVSKTFEGATGIYPALHAIDLKIRKGEFVTLIGHSGCGKSTLLSIVAGLIAPSEGVIVLEGKEIDGPGPDRGVVFQSHALLPWLTCAENIALAVEAVFPGMTRAEQKERVAHFLNMVGLTDAAEKRPAELSGGMRQRVGIARALSIRPKVLLLDEPFGALDALTRGHLQDELLRLWEKFGTTVLMVTHDVDEALLLSDRVVMMTQGPGATIGRIVPIPFRRPRSRMELVRQSGYQHWKGEILEFLYGDDGDDELKRGVSAGDLQKGGSKGPALASVTDHQ, via the coding sequence ATGAAATGCGATGAGGCGGTCGGCCAAGATTTAATCAAGAGGATTGAGACGAATTATCTCGAGATCAGCCGGGTAAGCAAGACCTTCGAGGGGGCGACCGGAATTTATCCGGCGCTGCATGCAATCGACCTCAAGATCCGAAAAGGGGAGTTCGTCACCCTCATCGGCCACTCCGGTTGTGGAAAGAGCACGCTGCTCTCGATCGTGGCCGGCTTAATCGCGCCGAGCGAAGGGGTCATCGTCCTCGAAGGGAAGGAGATCGACGGGCCGGGACCCGACCGGGGGGTAGTTTTTCAGAGTCATGCGTTATTGCCGTGGCTCACCTGTGCGGAGAACATCGCCCTGGCGGTCGAGGCGGTTTTCCCCGGGATGACCCGCGCGGAGCAGAAAGAGAGGGTGGCTCATTTCCTGAATATGGTCGGGTTGACCGACGCGGCGGAGAAGCGACCGGCGGAGCTCTCCGGCGGGATGCGCCAGCGGGTCGGGATCGCCCGGGCCCTTTCAATCCGGCCCAAAGTGCTCTTGCTGGATGAGCCGTTCGGCGCGCTCGACGCGCTCACCCGCGGACACCTTCAGGATGAGCTCTTGCGGCTCTGGGAGAAGTTTGGAACCACCGTGTTGATGGTGACGCATGATGTCGATGAGGCGCTGCTTCTCTCAGACCGGGTCGTCATGATGACGCAGGGACCGGGGGCGACGATCGGTCGGATTGTTCCGATTCCTTTTCGCCGTCCGCGCTCGCGAATGGAGCTTGTCCGACAGTCCGGATATCAACATTGGAAGGGGGAAATCCTCGAATTTCTTTACGGCGATGACGGCGATGACGAATTGAAGCGAGGGGTGTCTGCGGGTGATCTCCAGAAAGGGGGATCAAAGGGGCCCGCGCTCGCTTCCGTGACCGATCATCAATAA